The Panthera tigris isolate Pti1 chromosome F3, P.tigris_Pti1_mat1.1, whole genome shotgun sequence genome includes a window with the following:
- the LOC102972571 gene encoding T-cell surface glycoprotein CD1c, whose amino-acid sequence MVSLQVTLLAALLLGGHGARAAQEPLSFHVAHIFSFANQSWAQHQGSGWLGDMQTHGWDSKSETIIFLRSWSKGNFSNEELIDLELLFRVYFIGLTRETEEYADQLHLTYPMEIQVAAGCELHSSDIAKGFLQAAYQGSDFLSFQNMSWVPSLESDSRAQSACDLMNQYEAIRETVHSLTANTCPRFALGLFDAGKVDLQKQVRPVAWLSSGPSPGPGRLLLVCHVSGFYPKPVWVTWMRGEQEQPGTRRGDVLPHADGTWYLRVTLDVVAQEAAGLSCRVRHSSLGGRDMVLYWGHHLSMYLILLAAIVPLILLTVTALWFKKRCSYQDIP is encoded by the exons ATGGTGTCTCTACAGGTCACCCTGCTGGCTGCCCTTCTCCTGGGAGGTCACGGTGCACGAG CAGCCCAGGAACCCCTCTCGTTCCATGTCGCCCATATCTTCTCCTTTGCCAACCAATCCTGGGCACAGCATCAGGGCTCAGGCTGGCTGGGTGACATGCAGACTCACGGCTGGGACAGCAAGTCCGAAACGATAATTTTCCTGCGCTCGTGGTCTAAAGGCAACTTCAGCAACGAGGAATTGATCGACCTGGAGCTTCTGTTCCGCGTCTACTTCATCGGATTAACTCGGGAGACTGAAGAGTATGCCGATCAATTGCACTTAACAT aTCCCATGGAAATACAGGTGGCAGCTGGCTGTGAGCTACATTCTAGTGACATTGCAAAAGGCTTCTTACAGGCAGCTTATCAAGGATCAGATTTCCTGAGCTTCCAAAACATGTCCTGGGTGCCATCTCTAGAGAGTGATAGCAGAGCCCAGAGCGCCTGTGACCTCATGAACCAGTATGAAGCCATCAGGGAAACGGTGCACAGCCTCACCGCAAACACCTGTCCCCGATTTGCCTTGGGTCTCTTCGATGCAGGGAAGGTGGATCTCCAGAAGCAAG TGAGGCCAGTGGCCTGGTTGTCCAGTGGCCCCAGTCCCGGTCCTGGCCGTCTGCTGCTGGTGTGCCACGTGTCCGGCTTCTACCCAAAGCCAGTGTGGGTGACGTGGATGCGGGGTGAGCAGGAGCAGCCGGGCACCCGGCGAGGCGACGTCCTGCCCCACGCTGACGGGACGTGGTATCTTCGGGTGACCCTGGACGTGGTAGCACAAGAGGCAGCGGGCCTGTCTTGCCGGGTGAGACACAGCAGTCTAGGAGGCCGGGACATGGTCCTCTACTGGG GACACCACCTTTCCATGTACTTGATCCTGTTGGCTGCGATAGTGCCCCTCATTCTTCTGACAGTCACTGCATTGTGGTTTAAGAAGCGCTG CTCCTATCAAGACATCCCGTGA